In Delphinus delphis chromosome 18, mDelDel1.2, whole genome shotgun sequence, the following proteins share a genomic window:
- the OXGR1 gene encoding 2-oxoglutarate receptor 1 has translation MNGPLDDFANASDFPNYAAALGNCTDEKIPLKTHYLPVIYSIIFLVGFPGNAVAISTYIFKMRPWRSSTIIMLNLACTDLLYLTSLPFLIHYYASGENWIFGDFMCKFIRFGFHFNLYSSILFLTCFSIFRYFVIIHPMSCFSIHKTRWAVVACGVVWTISLVAVMPITFLITSTTRTNRSACLDLTSSDDLTTIKWYNLILTATTFCLPLVIVTLCYTMIIYTLTQGPQTHSCLKQKARRLTILLLLVFYICFLPFHILRVIRIESRLLSISCSIENQIHEAYIVSRPLAALNTFGNLLLYVVVSNNFQQAVCSMVRCKAGGDLEQGKKVSHSNNP, from the coding sequence ATGAATGGGCCACTAGATGATTTTGCAAATGCTTCTGATTTCCCCAATTACGCAGCTGCTCTTGGAAACTGCACTGATGAAAAGATCCCACTCAAGACGCACTACCTCCCAGTTATTTATAGCATCATCTTCCTGGTGGGCTTTCCCGGGAACGCAGTAGCAATTTCCACGTACATCTTCAAGATGCGGCCCTGGAGAAGCAGTACGATCATCATGCTGAACCTGGCCTGCACGGACCTGCTGTACCTCACCAGCCTGCCCTTCCTGATTCACTACTACGCCAGTGGAGAAAACTGGATCTTTGGGGATTTCATGTGCAAGTTCATCCGCTTCGGCTTCCATTTTAACCTGTATAGCAGCATCCTCTTTCTCACCTGTTTCAGCATCTTCCGCTACTTTGTCATTATTCACCCGATGAGCTGCTTTTCCATCCATAAAACTCGATGGGCCGTGGTGGCCTGTGGGGTGGTGTGGACCATTTCACTGGTGGCCGTCATGCCCATAACCTTTCTGATCACATCAACCACCAGGACCAACAGATCCGCCTGCCTCGACCTCACCAGTTCAGATGACCTCACGACCATCAAATGGTACAATCTAATTTTGACGGCGACCACCTTCTGCCTCCCCTTGGTAATCGTGACACTTTGCTATACGATGATTATCTACACCCTAACACAAGGACCTCAGACGCACAGCTGCCTTAAGCAGAAAGCTCGAAGACTAACCATTCTGCTGCTCCTCGTGTTTTATATATgctttttgcctttccatatcTTGAGGGTCATTCGGATTGAATCTCGCCTGCTTTCAATCAGCTGCTCCATTGAGAATCAGATCCACGAGGCGTACATCGTTTCTAGACCGCTGGCTGCCCTGAACACCTTTGGCAACCTGTTACTGTATGTGGTGGTCAGCAACAACTTCCAGCAGGCCGTCTGCTCGATGGTGAGATGCAAAGCAGGTGGGGACCTAGAGCAAGGGAAGAAAGTCAGTCACTCAAACAACCCTTGA